A region from the Nocardioides plantarum genome encodes:
- a CDS encoding SPFH domain-containing protein, with amino-acid sequence MAFLIVVGVLLLFLVVLLAKTIRIVPQARAGVVERFGKYKETLPAGLNTVVPFVDKVRYLIDLREQVVSFPPQPVITEDNLVVAIDTVIYFQVTDPVAATYEIANYIQAVEQLTMTTLRNIVGGMTLEETLTSRDSINSGLRGVLDEATGKWGIRVNRVEIKGIDPPPSIKDSMEKQMRADRDKRAQILTAEGGRQSAILSAEGQKQSAILTAQGERESQILRAQADREAQILRAQGEGQAIQTVFQAIHDGRPDQSLLAYQYLQMMPKIAEGTANKMWIVPSEIGKALEGLGSTMTQLQGIPKEVDGPATRVDMGPKDPVVPTADAVDPEVSQANDAVQQAIAAAQSAAHPAVSDPSIDPSNVPSMPSEPPVPPVPPVDPAAGPAQE; translated from the coding sequence ATGGCATTCCTGATAGTCGTCGGCGTCCTGCTGCTGTTCCTGGTGGTGCTGCTGGCCAAGACGATCCGGATCGTGCCGCAGGCGCGCGCCGGTGTCGTCGAGCGGTTCGGCAAGTACAAGGAGACCCTGCCCGCCGGGCTCAACACGGTGGTGCCGTTCGTCGACAAGGTGCGCTACCTCATCGACCTGCGCGAGCAGGTCGTCAGCTTCCCGCCGCAGCCGGTGATCACCGAGGACAACCTCGTGGTCGCCATCGACACCGTCATCTACTTCCAGGTCACCGACCCGGTGGCGGCGACCTACGAGATCGCCAACTACATCCAGGCCGTCGAGCAGCTGACGATGACCACGCTGCGCAACATCGTCGGCGGGATGACCCTCGAGGAGACGCTCACCAGCCGCGACTCGATCAACTCCGGCCTGCGCGGGGTGCTCGACGAGGCCACCGGCAAGTGGGGCATCCGGGTCAACCGCGTCGAGATCAAGGGCATCGACCCGCCGCCGTCGATCAAGGACTCGATGGAGAAGCAGATGCGCGCCGACCGCGACAAGCGCGCCCAGATCCTGACCGCCGAGGGTGGGCGCCAGTCCGCGATCCTGTCCGCCGAGGGCCAGAAGCAGTCGGCGATCCTCACCGCCCAGGGCGAGCGGGAGTCCCAGATCCTGCGTGCCCAGGCCGACCGGGAGGCGCAGATCCTGCGCGCCCAGGGTGAGGGCCAGGCGATCCAGACGGTGTTCCAGGCCATCCACGACGGTCGCCCCGACCAGTCGCTGCTGGCCTACCAGTACCTCCAGATGATGCCCAAGATCGCCGAGGGCACGGCCAACAAGATGTGGATCGTGCCCAGCGAGATCGGCAAGGCCCTCGAGGGCCTGGGCTCGACGATGACCCAGCTCCAGGGCATCCCGAAGGAGGTCGACGGGCCGGCGACCCGGGTCGACATGGGGCCCAAGGACCCCGTCGTGCCCACCGCCGACGCCGTCGATCCCGAGGTCAGCCAGGCCAACGACGCCGTCCAGCAGGCCATCGCCGCGGCCCAGAGCGCCGCCCACCCGGCGGTGTCCGACCCGTCCATCGACCCGAGCAACGTCCCGTCGATGCCCTCCGAGCCGCCCGTGCCGCCCGTGCCCCCTGTCGACCCCGCGGCAGGTCCTGCCCAGGAGTGA
- a CDS encoding nitroreductase family protein, which produces MELYDVMRTTPAVREFTDDPLPDETLTRILDNARFAPSGGNRQGAHIVVVREQETRERLVALYPSAVRRYVAQIGAGESPWNSVHPPGPTPEEIATTEVPGRFTDPVLQAPVVLVFFVDLAVVASMDQDLDRVGVISGGSVYPLVWNVLLAARNEGFGGTITTMAVVEEPAVKELFGMPDTFALAAVVPLGRPVKVLTKLKRQPIEEFVTRERYDGPPWS; this is translated from the coding sequence ATGGAGCTCTACGACGTCATGCGGACCACCCCGGCGGTCCGGGAATTCACCGACGACCCGCTGCCGGACGAGACCCTGACCCGGATCCTCGACAACGCGCGCTTCGCCCCCAGCGGGGGCAACCGGCAGGGGGCCCACATCGTCGTGGTGCGTGAGCAGGAGACCCGCGAGCGGCTGGTGGCGCTCTACCCCAGTGCCGTACGACGCTACGTGGCGCAGATCGGCGCGGGCGAGAGTCCCTGGAACAGTGTCCACCCCCCGGGACCGACGCCCGAGGAGATCGCGACGACCGAGGTGCCAGGTCGGTTCACCGACCCGGTGCTGCAGGCGCCCGTCGTCCTGGTCTTCTTCGTCGACCTCGCGGTCGTCGCCTCGATGGACCAGGACCTCGACCGGGTCGGCGTGATCAGCGGCGGGTCCGTCTACCCGCTGGTGTGGAACGTGCTGCTCGCCGCGCGCAACGAGGGCTTCGGCGGCACGATCACCACGATGGCCGTCGTCGAGGAGCCGGCCGTCAAGGAGCTCTTCGGCATGCCCGACACCTTCGCCCTGGCGGCGGTCGTGCCGCTCGGCCGCCCGGTCAAGGTGCTCACCAAGCTCAAGCGCCAGCCGATCGAGGAGTTCGTGACGCGCGAGCGCTACGACGGCCCGCCCTGGTCGTGA
- a CDS encoding sulfite exporter TauE/SafE family protein — protein sequence MALAGVAAGTINTVVGSGTLITFPTLLAFGVPPVTANVSNNIGLVPGSVTGAIGYRDELTGQRSRVVRLLSASVIGGAIGAVLLLVLPDGAFEAVVPVLIMLGVVLVIGQPRLSAWVRRRAEARGDEPSDGAWWVWPAVLLTGVYGGYFGAAQGVLLMGVLGIGIAQSLQRSNAVKNILAAAVNGVAGLIFVFVADVDWRVVALIGAGSVVGGLLGARIGKRLPPLALRATIVVVGLTAFVAILAG from the coding sequence GTGGCCCTCGCCGGAGTGGCCGCCGGCACCATCAACACCGTCGTCGGGTCCGGCACCCTGATCACCTTCCCGACGCTGCTGGCGTTCGGGGTGCCCCCGGTGACCGCCAACGTGTCCAACAACATCGGCCTGGTGCCCGGGTCGGTCACCGGCGCCATCGGCTACCGCGACGAGCTGACCGGGCAGCGCAGCCGGGTCGTGCGTCTGCTCAGCGCCTCGGTGATCGGCGGTGCGATCGGGGCGGTCCTGCTGCTCGTGCTGCCCGACGGGGCCTTCGAGGCCGTCGTACCGGTCCTGATCATGCTCGGGGTGGTGCTGGTCATCGGCCAGCCGCGGCTGTCGGCGTGGGTACGCCGCCGCGCCGAGGCCCGGGGCGACGAGCCGAGCGACGGCGCGTGGTGGGTGTGGCCGGCCGTGCTGCTCACCGGCGTGTACGGCGGCTACTTCGGCGCCGCTCAGGGCGTGCTGCTGATGGGGGTCCTCGGCATCGGCATCGCCCAGTCGCTGCAGCGCAGCAACGCCGTCAAGAACATCCTCGCCGCCGCCGTCAACGGGGTCGCCGGGCTCATCTTCGTCTTCGTCGCCGACGTCGACTGGCGGGTGGTGGCCCTCATCGGGGCCGGCTCGGTCGTAGGAGGACTCCTCGGGGCCCGCATCGGCAAGCGGCTCCCGCCCCTGGCCCTGCGGGCGACGATCGTCGTGGTCGGCCTGACGGCGTTCGTGGCGATCCTGGCGGGCTAG
- a CDS encoding MBL fold metallo-hydrolase — MSAVTWWGHSSMTLELGGAKVATDPLMTARLYHLRRSVPEPPEAASLADLVLVSHLHHDHLHLPSLARFGTDVPVVVPRGAAGAVKGLTRHELVEVAPGDSVHVAGVRVDVLPATHDGRRDKLSRRHHDVPAVGFRFTDGTTSVWYPGDTGVRSDFASVDPVDLAAVPIGGWGPSLGDEHLDPEEAVAAVADVGARWALAVHYGTYWPLALRRLRPANHRRLFVSPPQRFHRAARESGLDAVALTPAFGERVVLE, encoded by the coding sequence ATGAGCGCGGTCACCTGGTGGGGCCACTCGTCGATGACCCTCGAGCTCGGCGGCGCCAAGGTCGCGACGGACCCGCTGATGACGGCTCGGCTCTACCACCTGCGGCGCTCGGTCCCCGAGCCCCCGGAGGCGGCGTCGCTGGCCGACCTCGTGCTGGTCTCGCACCTGCACCACGACCACCTGCACCTGCCCTCGTTGGCCCGGTTCGGCACCGACGTCCCGGTCGTCGTCCCGCGAGGTGCCGCCGGCGCGGTCAAGGGGCTGACCCGCCACGAGCTCGTGGAGGTCGCGCCCGGTGACTCGGTCCACGTGGCCGGCGTACGGGTCGACGTGCTGCCCGCGACCCACGACGGACGGCGCGACAAGCTCAGCCGCCGCCACCACGACGTCCCCGCCGTCGGGTTCCGCTTCACCGACGGCACGACCAGCGTCTGGTACCCCGGCGACACCGGCGTGCGCAGCGACTTCGCGTCCGTCGACCCGGTCGACCTCGCCGCTGTCCCGATCGGCGGGTGGGGGCCGAGCCTGGGCGACGAGCACCTCGACCCCGAGGAGGCGGTGGCCGCCGTGGCCGACGTCGGCGCCCGCTGGGCCCTGGCCGTCCACTACGGGACCTACTGGCCGCTCGCCCTGCGCCGGCTCCGGCCGGCCAACCACCGCCGGCTCTTCGTCAGCCCACCCCAGCGCTTCCACCGTGCCGCCCGGGAGTCGGGCCTCGACGCCGTCGCGCTCACCCCGGCGTTCGGCGAACGGGTCGTGCTCGAGTGA
- a CDS encoding SixA phosphatase family protein, with amino-acid sequence MVDRTRTLVVMRHAKAEPAGPSDAERALAPQGHGDAEAAGRWLRDRGLGPDAALVSAARRTRETWERVAGAAGWALEPTLDEGLYAADAETALDLVRLLDDEVGTALVIGHNPTVHSLVSSLDDGEGDADAGHEMLLGLFPTSATAVLTFTGSWGDLAVGRASLVGYHVGRQDGLPEGR; translated from the coding sequence ATGGTGGACCGGACTCGCACGCTCGTGGTGATGCGGCACGCGAAGGCCGAGCCGGCCGGCCCGAGCGACGCCGAGCGGGCGCTCGCCCCGCAGGGTCACGGCGACGCCGAGGCCGCCGGCCGGTGGCTGCGCGACCGGGGCCTCGGCCCCGACGCGGCCCTGGTCTCCGCAGCGCGGCGCACCCGGGAGACCTGGGAGCGCGTGGCCGGAGCCGCGGGCTGGGCGCTCGAGCCGACGCTCGACGAGGGGCTCTACGCCGCCGACGCCGAGACCGCGCTCGACCTGGTGCGCCTGCTCGACGACGAGGTCGGCACGGCCCTCGTGATCGGGCACAACCCCACCGTGCACTCCCTGGTCAGCTCCCTCGACGACGGTGAGGGCGACGCCGACGCCGGCCACGAGATGCTGCTCGGGTTGTTCCCGACGAGCGCGACCGCGGTGCTCACCTTCACCGGCTCGTGGGGCGACCTCGCGGTCGGCCGGGCCAGCCTCGTCGGCTACCACGTCGGGCGGCAGGACGGGCTCCCGGAGGGGCGATAG
- a CDS encoding NfeD family protein — protein MDWLSDNLWSVWLTAAAILGVAELMSLDLVLVMLAVGAIAGAVVALVGAPLVLQLVVAGGAAAAMLLLVRPPVLKRLHTGPELRLGHGKLVGREAVVTERITAHETGRIRVGGEIWSATPYDDLTTIEAGETVEVLQIRGATARVHPIPSLEG, from the coding sequence GTGGACTGGCTCAGCGACAACCTCTGGAGCGTGTGGCTGACCGCCGCCGCGATCCTCGGGGTCGCCGAGCTGATGAGCCTCGACCTGGTGCTCGTCATGCTGGCCGTGGGGGCGATCGCCGGTGCGGTCGTCGCCCTCGTCGGGGCTCCGCTGGTGCTCCAGCTCGTCGTGGCCGGCGGCGCGGCCGCTGCGATGCTGCTGCTCGTCCGACCGCCCGTCCTCAAGCGCCTGCACACTGGCCCCGAGCTACGGCTGGGGCACGGCAAGCTGGTGGGCCGCGAGGCCGTCGTGACCGAGCGGATCACCGCCCACGAGACGGGCCGCATCCGCGTCGGCGGCGAGATCTGGTCGGCGACGCCGTACGACGACCTCACGACCATCGAGGCGGGCGAGACCGTCGAGGTGCTGCAGATCCGCGGGGCGACCGCTCGGGTCCACCCCATCCCCAGCCTGGAGGGCTGA
- a CDS encoding ABC transporter ATP-binding protein, giving the protein MPTPVLELADVTVRRGATVLLDQVTWVVREGERWVVLGPNGAGKTTLLQIASAQLFPSSGLVGVLGELMGTVDVFELRPRIGLTSAALADKIPRQELVRDVVVSAAYGVTGRWREQYDDLDHERADDLLREVGVAHLAARTFGTLSEGERKRVQVARALMTDPELLLLDEPAAGLDLGGREDLVSTLSTLAHDPDAPATVLVSHHVEEIPPGFTHALLLKQGRVVAEGPVDEVLTEQQLSATFGMPLTLTHADGRWAARRDVRHR; this is encoded by the coding sequence ATGCCCACTCCCGTCCTCGAGCTGGCCGACGTCACCGTGCGCCGAGGCGCCACCGTGCTGCTCGACCAGGTCACCTGGGTGGTCCGCGAGGGCGAGCGCTGGGTGGTGCTGGGGCCCAACGGCGCCGGCAAGACGACGCTGCTCCAGATCGCCTCGGCCCAGCTGTTCCCGTCCTCCGGCCTGGTGGGGGTGCTCGGTGAGCTCATGGGCACCGTCGACGTGTTCGAGCTGCGGCCCCGCATCGGGCTGACGAGCGCCGCGCTGGCCGACAAGATCCCGCGCCAGGAGCTGGTCCGCGACGTCGTCGTGTCGGCGGCGTACGGCGTGACCGGCCGCTGGCGCGAGCAGTACGACGACCTCGACCACGAGCGGGCCGACGACCTGCTGCGTGAGGTCGGGGTCGCCCACCTCGCCGCGCGCACCTTCGGCACCCTGAGCGAGGGCGAGCGCAAGCGGGTGCAGGTGGCCCGTGCGCTGATGACCGACCCGGAGCTGCTGCTGCTCGACGAGCCGGCCGCGGGTCTCGACCTCGGTGGTCGCGAGGACCTCGTCTCCACCCTCTCCACCCTGGCGCACGACCCCGACGCCCCGGCGACCGTGCTGGTCTCCCACCACGTCGAGGAGATCCCACCCGGTTTCACGCACGCGCTGCTGCTCAAGCAGGGGCGGGTCGTGGCCGAGGGCCCGGTCGACGAGGTGCTGACCGAGCAGCAGCTCTCCGCGACGTTCGGGATGCCGCTGACGCTGACCCACGCCGACGGCCGCTGGGCTGCGCGACGCGACGTGCGCCACCGCTGA
- the serB gene encoding phosphoserine phosphatase SerB: MSTRPGATSERPDTLLVTLTGRDRPGVTSSVFAALTAVGVEVIDIEQIILRRRLILGVLVTAPRDWRRVVDAVQQTAAGLDMQVEIERGTGDNRSRQAGRSHVTVIGSPLKAGHMAAVAGRIADTGGNIDRIERMARYPVTAIDLHVSGADPDHLRSLLAVEAASQGIDIAVQPATLLRRGVRLIVMDVDSTLIQGEVIEMLAAHAGHEAEVARVTEAAMRGELDFEASLRERVRLLAGLDASALDTVYDAIVVTPGARTMVRTLRRLGYRFAIVSGGFSQITDRLAADLGIHFARANELEIVDGRLTGEIVGEVVDRAGKARALREFADAVGVPIAATIAIGDGANDLDMLNAAGLGVAYNARKIVQEAADTTVNVPYLDSILYLLGISREEIEAADAEAGIVTPAPPV; encoded by the coding sequence ATGAGCACCCGGCCCGGCGCGACGAGCGAGCGTCCCGACACGCTCCTGGTCACCCTGACCGGCCGGGACCGTCCGGGCGTGACGTCGTCGGTGTTCGCCGCGCTCACCGCCGTCGGGGTCGAGGTCATCGACATCGAGCAGATCATCCTGCGCCGCCGCCTGATCCTCGGTGTGCTGGTCACCGCCCCCCGCGACTGGCGGCGGGTGGTCGACGCGGTGCAGCAGACCGCGGCCGGGCTCGACATGCAGGTCGAGATCGAGCGTGGCACCGGGGACAACCGCTCGCGGCAGGCCGGCCGGTCCCACGTGACGGTCATCGGCAGCCCCCTCAAGGCCGGGCACATGGCCGCCGTGGCCGGCCGCATCGCCGATACCGGCGGCAACATCGACCGCATCGAGCGGATGGCGCGCTACCCGGTCACCGCGATCGACCTGCACGTGTCGGGGGCCGACCCCGACCACCTGCGCTCGCTGCTGGCCGTCGAGGCCGCGAGCCAGGGCATCGACATCGCGGTGCAGCCGGCGACACTGCTGCGCCGCGGGGTCCGGCTGATCGTGATGGACGTCGACAGCACCCTCATCCAGGGCGAGGTCATCGAGATGCTGGCGGCGCACGCCGGTCACGAGGCCGAGGTCGCGCGGGTCACCGAGGCGGCGATGCGCGGCGAGCTCGACTTCGAGGCGTCGCTGCGCGAGCGGGTCCGGCTCCTCGCCGGGCTCGACGCCTCGGCCCTCGACACCGTCTACGACGCGATCGTGGTGACCCCGGGCGCCCGCACCATGGTCCGCACGCTGCGGCGGCTCGGCTACCGGTTCGCGATCGTCAGCGGCGGGTTCAGCCAGATCACCGACCGCCTCGCCGCCGACCTCGGCATCCACTTCGCGCGCGCCAACGAGCTCGAGATCGTCGACGGTCGCCTCACCGGCGAGATCGTCGGCGAGGTCGTCGACCGGGCCGGCAAGGCCCGGGCACTGCGCGAGTTCGCCGACGCGGTCGGCGTACCGATCGCGGCGACCATCGCCATCGGCGACGGGGCCAACGACCTCGACATGCTCAACGCCGCCGGTCTGGGCGTCGCCTACAACGCCCGCAAGATCGTGCAGGAGGCCGCCGACACCACGGTCAACGTCCCCTACCTCGACTCGATCCTCTACCTGCTGGGCATCTCCCGCGAGGAGATCGAGGCCGCCGACGCCGAGGCCGGCATCGTCACGCCTGCCCCTCCGGTCTGA
- a CDS encoding alpha/beta hydrolase: MRAEQRVDILGAPWVAETIGLAPDEEGPVVATLVSRRAERPVGRAVLHVHGFADYFFHTEYAEWWLARGYDFYALDLRKYGRSIRPHQTPTYVTDLHDYFAEIDLAWWRITERDGHDEPGAVVLSAHSAGGLVASLWAHHRQPPGLGALVLNSPWLDLQGAPWLRTAAAGRVLDRVGRRQPRRELVRDVSGVYGRSLHRDYDGEWDYDLTWKPIESYPVRLGWLRAIRQGHAEVHAGLSVLAPALVLSSAATVFTTQDADAVHSHDIVLDVPQIRRWAASIGPHVTYAAIDGARHDVVLSLPQVRERVYDELGRWVTAYVD; this comes from the coding sequence GTGAGAGCCGAGCAGAGGGTCGACATCCTCGGTGCGCCCTGGGTGGCCGAGACCATCGGGCTGGCGCCCGACGAGGAGGGTCCGGTCGTCGCGACGCTGGTGTCCCGGCGCGCCGAGCGACCGGTCGGACGGGCGGTGCTGCACGTGCACGGCTTCGCCGACTACTTCTTCCACACCGAGTACGCCGAGTGGTGGCTGGCCCGTGGCTACGACTTCTACGCCCTCGACCTGCGCAAGTACGGCCGCTCGATCCGGCCGCACCAGACCCCGACCTACGTCACCGACCTGCACGACTACTTCGCCGAGATCGACCTGGCCTGGTGGCGGATCACCGAGCGCGACGGCCACGACGAGCCCGGAGCCGTGGTCCTCTCCGCGCACTCGGCCGGCGGCCTGGTCGCCTCGCTGTGGGCCCACCACCGCCAGCCTCCCGGCCTGGGCGCGCTGGTGCTCAACTCCCCGTGGCTCGACCTCCAGGGAGCACCGTGGCTGCGCACGGCAGCGGCCGGGCGGGTGCTCGACCGGGTCGGCCGCCGGCAGCCGCGTCGCGAGCTCGTGCGCGACGTGTCCGGCGTCTACGGGCGCAGCCTGCACCGCGACTACGACGGCGAGTGGGACTACGACCTGACCTGGAAGCCCATCGAGTCCTACCCGGTCCGGCTCGGGTGGCTGCGCGCCATCCGCCAGGGGCACGCGGAGGTGCATGCCGGTCTCTCGGTGCTCGCCCCGGCCCTCGTCCTGTCGTCCGCCGCGACCGTGTTCACCACGCAGGACGCCGACGCCGTGCACTCCCACGACATCGTGCTCGACGTGCCCCAGATCCGCCGCTGGGCGGCCTCGATCGGACCGCACGTCACCTACGCCGCGATCGACGGGGCACGCCACGACGTGGTGCTGTCGCTGCCACAGGTGCGCGAGCGCGTCTACGACGAGCTCGGGCGCTGGGTGACGGCGTACGTCGACTAG
- a CDS encoding cyanophycinase, translating to MPPGPLMIIGGAEDKLRRRTILKDFVARSGGPEARIAVVPTASSLGPEVVEVYDALFRREGAADVVAIRPQSRDDAHDPDLVTRLGDVTGIFMTGGNQLKLSAIVCGTPLGDEIVAAHTRGVVVAGTSAGASIQSSHMVAFGGPGSTPKQRMTQVAAGLGLLESSVIDQHFDQRNRYGRLLMIVSQSPQLLGIGVDEDTAAIVETVPAALPGGDDHEVLRVLGRGAVTIMDPARITTNAFEAKRSTAILASGVVLHVLPEGSSFDLTTRTLVPHAATVDPTEAAEMAEAGQDLRQLARDIAAADADPTTLKRRLARSRATK from the coding sequence ATGCCTCCCGGTCCCCTCATGATCATCGGCGGAGCCGAGGACAAGCTGCGCCGTCGCACCATCCTCAAGGACTTCGTGGCCCGGTCCGGTGGACCGGAGGCGCGGATCGCCGTGGTGCCGACCGCCTCGTCCCTCGGTCCCGAGGTCGTCGAGGTCTACGACGCCCTGTTCCGTCGCGAGGGCGCCGCCGACGTCGTGGCCATCCGTCCCCAGTCGCGCGACGACGCCCACGACCCCGACCTGGTCACGCGCCTGGGCGACGTGACCGGCATCTTCATGACCGGCGGCAACCAGCTCAAGCTGTCCGCGATCGTCTGCGGCACGCCGCTGGGCGACGAGATCGTGGCGGCGCACACGCGGGGCGTCGTCGTCGCCGGCACGTCGGCCGGGGCGAGCATCCAGTCGAGCCACATGGTGGCCTTCGGCGGACCGGGGTCGACCCCCAAGCAGCGGATGACCCAGGTCGCGGCCGGGCTCGGGCTGCTCGAGTCTTCGGTGATCGACCAGCACTTCGACCAGCGCAACCGCTACGGCCGGCTGCTGATGATCGTGTCCCAGTCACCGCAGCTGCTCGGGATCGGCGTCGACGAGGACACCGCGGCGATCGTCGAGACCGTGCCTGCCGCCCTGCCCGGCGGCGACGACCACGAGGTGCTGCGGGTGCTGGGCCGCGGCGCGGTCACGATCATGGACCCCGCGCGCATCACCACCAACGCCTTCGAGGCCAAGCGGTCCACCGCCATCCTCGCCAGCGGCGTCGTGCTGCACGTGCTGCCGGAGGGCTCGTCCTTCGACCTGACCACCCGCACGCTGGTGCCCCACGCCGCGACCGTCGACCCGACCGAGGCGGCCGAGATGGCCGAGGCCGGTCAGGACCTGCGCCAGCTCGCCCGCGACATCGCCGCCGCGGACGCCGACCCGACCACCCTCAAGCGGCGGCTGGCCCGCAGCCGCGCCACGAAGTAA
- a CDS encoding SDR family NAD(P)-dependent oxidoreductase — protein sequence MEISLQGRTAAVTGSTQGIGLAIATGLAGAGARVVVNGRSEETCARAAEAVRGAVPGADVVPVAADVATAEGAAVLVSAVPDVDVLVNNLGIFGAKPVLEVDDDEWRRYFEVNVLSAVRLTRAYLPRMTEQGWGRVQFICSDSAVVIPEEMVHYGMTKTALLAVSRGYAKAAAGTGVTVNAVIAGPTHTGGVEDFVAELVGDELPWDEAQREFMRRHRPQSLIQRLIEPDEIAHLCTYLASDLASATTGGALRVDGGYVDAILP from the coding sequence ATGGAGATCTCACTGCAGGGCAGGACCGCCGCGGTCACCGGTTCGACCCAGGGCATCGGGCTGGCCATCGCCACCGGGCTGGCCGGCGCCGGGGCCCGGGTCGTGGTCAACGGGCGCAGCGAGGAGACCTGCGCCCGAGCAGCCGAGGCGGTACGCGGCGCCGTTCCGGGTGCCGACGTCGTACCGGTGGCGGCCGACGTGGCGACCGCCGAGGGCGCGGCCGTCCTGGTGTCGGCGGTCCCCGACGTCGACGTGCTCGTCAACAACCTCGGCATCTTCGGGGCCAAGCCGGTCCTCGAGGTCGACGACGACGAGTGGCGCCGCTACTTCGAGGTCAACGTGCTCTCGGCGGTGCGACTGACCCGGGCCTACCTGCCGCGGATGACCGAGCAGGGCTGGGGCCGGGTGCAGTTCATCTGCAGCGACTCCGCGGTCGTCATCCCCGAGGAGATGGTGCACTACGGCATGACCAAGACCGCCCTGCTCGCGGTGTCCCGCGGCTACGCCAAGGCGGCCGCCGGCACCGGCGTCACGGTCAACGCGGTCATCGCCGGACCGACGCACACGGGCGGGGTCGAGGACTTCGTGGCCGAGCTGGTCGGCGACGAGCTGCCGTGGGACGAGGCGCAGCGCGAGTTCATGCGCCGGCACCGGCCGCAGTCGCTGATCCAGCGGCTGATCGAGCCCGACGAGATCGCCCACCTGTGCACCTACCTCGCCTCCGACCTCGCGTCGGCGACGACGGGTGGCGCCCTGCGGGTCGACGGCGGGTACGTCGACGCGATCCTGCCCTGA
- a CDS encoding VOC family protein gives MSDEQTHVHHAIDYVEIAVTDLERAKAFYAAAFGWAFNDYGPAYAGIRWSDGDGEVGGLAVGTPSGAGGVLVLLYSDDLEATVAVVEAAGGTVVEPPYPFPGGRRFYFHDPDGNRLGVWTSA, from the coding sequence ATGAGCGACGAGCAGACCCACGTCCACCACGCGATCGACTACGTCGAGATCGCCGTGACCGACCTCGAGCGGGCCAAGGCGTTCTACGCCGCAGCGTTCGGCTGGGCCTTCAACGACTACGGCCCCGCCTACGCCGGCATCCGGTGGTCGGACGGCGACGGGGAGGTCGGCGGCCTGGCCGTCGGCACCCCGTCCGGAGCCGGCGGCGTGCTGGTGCTGCTGTACTCCGACGACCTCGAGGCGACCGTCGCCGTCGTGGAGGCCGCCGGTGGCACGGTCGTCGAACCGCCCTACCCGTTCCCGGGCGGGCGGCGGTTCTACTTCCACGACCCCGACGGCAACCGGCTGGGGGTGTGGACCTCGGCGTGA
- a CDS encoding DUF4190 domain-containing protein, which produces MSEPGPNPYHQSHQPYQPSQAPQPSPYGAPPSPYGYAPPRGTNGLAIASLVSSLVWVCGVGSIAAVICGHVARSQVKRTGEQGAGLALAGLIIGYLGIAVVVLYVVVVLVTVATDPDAFE; this is translated from the coding sequence GTGAGCGAGCCCGGCCCGAACCCGTACCACCAGTCGCACCAGCCCTACCAGCCGTCCCAGGCCCCCCAGCCGTCGCCGTACGGCGCGCCGCCGTCGCCCTACGGCTACGCCCCGCCGCGCGGCACCAACGGGCTTGCGATCGCCTCGCTGGTCTCCTCGCTGGTCTGGGTCTGCGGTGTCGGGAGCATCGCTGCGGTGATCTGCGGCCACGTCGCGCGCAGCCAGGTCAAGCGCACGGGGGAGCAGGGGGCCGGCCTGGCGCTCGCCGGCCTGATCATCGGCTACCTCGGCATCGCGGTCGTGGTCCTCTACGTCGTGGTGGTGCTCGTCACCGTGGCGACCGACCCCGACGCCTTCGAGTGA